The following are from one region of the Vicinamibacterales bacterium genome:
- a CDS encoding tetratricopeptide repeat protein produces MSKESLVVGLAGVFFGVLVGWILGSQQGVPPSPTAAPAAASQPANSGAQAAPPLDETRASALKTAAQQNPRDAASRVQLGNLYFDAGRFPEAAEWYQAALEIQPKDVNASTDLGIAYYYMNQPDKALQQFDRSLAIDARHAKTLLNVGIVRAFGKQDLKGAAEAWQRVLAAAPGSDEARAAEQALAGVKAAHPDVEKK; encoded by the coding sequence GTGTCTAAAGAATCGCTCGTCGTCGGCCTGGCCGGAGTGTTCTTCGGCGTCCTGGTCGGCTGGATCCTCGGCAGCCAGCAGGGCGTGCCACCCTCGCCCACCGCCGCGCCCGCCGCGGCCAGCCAACCGGCGAACAGCGGTGCCCAGGCGGCGCCGCCGCTCGATGAGACCCGCGCGTCGGCGCTGAAGACGGCCGCGCAGCAGAATCCGCGCGACGCGGCGTCGCGCGTGCAGCTCGGCAATCTCTATTTCGACGCCGGCCGTTTCCCCGAGGCGGCGGAATGGTACCAGGCGGCGCTCGAGATTCAGCCGAAAGACGTGAACGCCAGTACCGATCTCGGGATCGCGTACTACTACATGAACCAGCCGGACAAGGCGCTGCAGCAGTTCGATCGATCGCTGGCGATCGACGCCAGACATGCCAAGACCCTGCTCAACGTCGGCATCGTCCGCGCCTTCGGGAAGCAGGACCTCAAGGGGGCGGCCGAGGCGTGGCAGCGCGTGCTCGCGGCGGCGCCCGGCAGCGACGAAGCCCGCGCCGCAGAGCAGGCGCTGGCGGGCGTGAAGGCGGCGCACCCGGACGTCGAGAAGAAATGA
- the folP gene encoding dihydropteroate synthase → MGILNVTPDSFADGGLHLDPDRAVDAALRMVEDGADIIDVGGESTRPGAEPLPQAEELRRVIPVIERLAGRVTVPLSIDTYKAAVAREAVAAGASIVNDVSGLQYEPELGGVVAETGAAVVLMHTRGRSSGMYELARYRDPAAEVASELRDAIARAAAAGIPREAIVIDPGFGFAKRAEHSAALLAQLHTLHALERPILSGPSRKSFLKAALGERPAADREWGTAAAVTASILLGAHIVRVHGVKAMVDVARVADLIRAAAQSIPNLQFPIPK, encoded by the coding sequence ATGGGCATCCTGAACGTGACGCCCGACTCCTTCGCTGACGGCGGACTTCACCTCGATCCGGATCGCGCCGTCGACGCGGCGCTGCGCATGGTGGAAGACGGCGCCGACATCATCGACGTCGGGGGCGAATCGACCAGGCCTGGCGCCGAGCCGCTGCCGCAGGCCGAGGAACTCCGCCGCGTGATTCCCGTGATCGAGCGTCTCGCGGGGCGGGTGACCGTTCCCCTTTCAATCGACACCTACAAGGCCGCGGTCGCGCGCGAGGCGGTTGCCGCGGGCGCCTCGATCGTCAACGACGTCAGCGGGCTGCAGTACGAGCCCGAACTGGGCGGCGTGGTGGCGGAAACAGGGGCGGCCGTCGTCCTCATGCACACACGCGGACGGTCGAGCGGCATGTACGAGCTGGCCCGCTATCGCGATCCCGCCGCGGAAGTGGCGAGCGAGCTGCGCGACGCCATCGCGCGAGCGGCGGCCGCCGGAATCCCGCGCGAGGCCATCGTCATCGACCCCGGTTTCGGTTTCGCGAAACGGGCCGAGCACAGCGCCGCGCTGCTGGCGCAGCTTCATACTCTTCACGCGCTCGAGCGTCCGATACTGTCGGGTCCATCGCGGAAGTCCTTCCTGAAAGCGGCGCTCGGCGAACGCCCCGCAGCAGACCGCGAGTGGGGGACCGCCGCGGCCGTGACCGCGAGCATTCTCCTGGGAGCGCACATCGTCCGTGTGCACGGCGTGAAAGCCATGGTGGATGTAGCGCGCGTCGCCGATCTGATACGAGCTGCAGCCCAGTCAATTCCCAACCTCCAATTCCCAATTCCCAAGTAA
- the glmM gene encoding phosphoglucosamine mutase translates to MRLFGTDGVRGKAGVHPLDHETVARLGAALVRAMRDARPLRFIVGRDTRESGDWIERELGRGIHAEGASITSAGVIPTPAIAYVTRAMGFDAGLVISASHNPFEDNGIKVFSGRGEKFTETLELQVEAIVHDTSWHVPAGGLPPVERTDVIDAYLEHLKRALPQPERLGRFKVAIDTANGATTTVAPRLFRELGFEVTVIGDEPDGRNINLDCGSTHPERLAAVVRQGGHRLGVAFDGDGDRAIFVDHEGRIVDGDAVMLMCARHMKAQGRLHGDALVATVMSNIGLEIALRESGIELVRCPVGDKHVMEEMLKRGIAIGGEQSGHIIFSDHLFTGDGIATALNVIRVMADTRRELADLASQLVSYPQVLVNVRVREKKELRSVPAIAASLDRVEARLAGQGRLLVRYSGTEPLLRVMIEGKDQQEIQGWAREIAESVKQHLG, encoded by the coding sequence GTGAGGCTGTTCGGTACGGATGGCGTCCGGGGCAAAGCCGGTGTCCATCCCTTGGATCACGAGACCGTGGCACGTCTGGGGGCGGCGCTCGTCCGGGCGATGCGCGACGCGCGTCCGCTCCGCTTCATCGTCGGCCGCGACACGCGCGAGTCGGGCGACTGGATCGAACGCGAGCTGGGGCGCGGCATTCACGCCGAAGGGGCGTCGATCACGTCCGCCGGAGTGATTCCGACGCCGGCGATCGCCTACGTGACGCGGGCGATGGGCTTCGACGCCGGCCTGGTGATCAGCGCGTCCCACAATCCGTTCGAGGACAACGGCATCAAGGTGTTCTCCGGACGCGGTGAGAAGTTCACCGAGACGCTCGAACTGCAGGTCGAGGCGATCGTCCACGACACCAGCTGGCACGTGCCCGCCGGCGGCCTGCCGCCGGTCGAACGCACGGACGTCATCGACGCGTATCTCGAGCACCTCAAACGCGCGCTGCCGCAGCCCGAGCGCCTCGGACGGTTCAAGGTCGCGATCGACACCGCCAACGGGGCGACCACGACGGTGGCGCCCCGGCTGTTCCGCGAGCTCGGTTTCGAGGTGACGGTCATCGGCGACGAGCCGGACGGCAGGAACATCAATCTCGATTGCGGCTCCACCCATCCCGAACGGCTCGCGGCCGTCGTGCGACAGGGCGGCCATCGCCTGGGCGTCGCGTTCGACGGCGACGGCGATCGCGCCATCTTCGTGGATCACGAAGGCCGGATCGTCGACGGCGATGCGGTCATGCTGATGTGCGCGCGCCACATGAAGGCGCAGGGGCGCCTGCACGGGGATGCGCTGGTCGCGACCGTGATGAGCAACATCGGGCTGGAGATCGCGCTGCGCGAGTCGGGCATCGAGCTGGTCCGCTGTCCGGTCGGCGACAAGCACGTGATGGAAGAGATGCTCAAGCGCGGCATCGCGATCGGCGGCGAGCAGTCGGGCCACATCATCTTTTCCGATCATCTGTTCACCGGCGACGGCATCGCCACGGCGCTGAACGTGATTCGGGTGATGGCCGACACCCGCCGCGAGCTGGCCGATCTGGCGTCGCAGCTGGTGTCGTACCCGCAGGTGCTCGTCAACGTCCGGGTCAGGGAGAAGAAGGAGCTCCGCTCCGTGCCGGCGATTGCCGCTTCGCTCGATCGCGTGGAAGCGCGGCTGGCCGGGCAAGGGCGGCTGCTGGTACGGTATTCGGGGACCGAGCCGCTGCTGCGGGTGATGATCGAGGGGAAGGATCAGCAGGAGATTCAAGGCTGGGCCCGCGAAATCGCCGAGAGCGTGAAGCAGCACCTCGGGTGA
- the ftsH gene encoding ATP-dependent zinc metalloprotease FtsH, producing the protein MNSTLKSLLFWMVLIVVGVMIWQFSTTFQRNETPMAFSTFLEYVEKRQVARVLITGNEITGELNNSSAGDGTGTKFRTYAPGQYEGLANKLQDMGVQISAKPETTSPWATLLYSWAPILLMIGFWLFIMRQMQSGGNKALSFGKSRAKLSSSSQKKVTFKDVSGVDEAKEELQEIIEFLKEPQKFQKLGGRIPKGVLLMGSPGTGKTLLARAVAGEANVPFFSISGSDFVEMFVGVGASRVRDLFEQGKKNAPCIVFIDEIDAVGRHRGAGLGGGHDEREQTLNQLLVEMDGFESNEGVILVAATNRPDVLDPALLRPGRFDRRIVVNRPDVKGREGILAVHTKKIPLADDVNIHVLARGTAGFSGADLANLVNEAALNAARYNQKVVRMHDFEFAKDKVMMGSERRSMIISEEEKKVTAIHEAGHALLAVVLPHADPIHKVTIIPRGMALGVTMQLPEGDKHNYTRDYLNDQIAILLGGRLAEELTNGGMTTGAGNDLERSTELARKMVCEWGMSDAMGPLTFGKKEEQIFLGREIAQHQDYSEDTAIRIDHEIKRFVTMNYERAKELLQQHQVALERIAEELLAREVLDAEQVRRIVAGEALEAHKPPPSPAAVADAARQTAKERPLQIPPLNKPLTQE; encoded by the coding sequence TTGAACTCGACCCTCAAGAGCTTGCTGTTCTGGATGGTCCTCATCGTCGTGGGGGTCATGATCTGGCAGTTCTCCACGACGTTCCAGCGCAACGAGACGCCGATGGCGTTTTCGACGTTCCTGGAATACGTCGAGAAGCGCCAGGTCGCGCGGGTGCTCATCACCGGCAACGAAATCACCGGTGAATTGAACAATTCGAGCGCCGGCGACGGCACGGGCACGAAGTTCCGGACCTACGCGCCGGGACAGTACGAAGGCCTGGCCAACAAGCTCCAGGACATGGGGGTGCAGATCTCCGCCAAGCCGGAGACGACCAGTCCGTGGGCGACGCTGCTGTACTCCTGGGCGCCCATCCTGCTGATGATCGGCTTCTGGCTCTTCATCATGCGGCAGATGCAGAGCGGCGGGAACAAGGCGCTTTCGTTCGGCAAGAGCCGGGCGAAGCTCTCGTCCAGCTCGCAGAAGAAGGTCACGTTCAAGGACGTGTCCGGCGTCGACGAAGCCAAGGAGGAGCTCCAGGAAATCATCGAGTTCCTCAAGGAACCCCAGAAGTTCCAGAAGCTCGGCGGCCGCATTCCCAAGGGCGTCCTCCTGATGGGATCGCCCGGGACGGGCAAGACGCTGCTCGCGCGCGCCGTCGCCGGTGAGGCCAACGTTCCCTTCTTCTCGATCAGCGGTTCCGACTTCGTCGAGATGTTCGTCGGCGTCGGCGCCTCGCGCGTCCGCGACCTGTTCGAGCAGGGCAAGAAGAACGCCCCGTGCATCGTCTTCATCGACGAGATCGACGCCGTCGGCCGCCATCGCGGCGCCGGCCTCGGCGGCGGCCACGACGAGCGCGAGCAGACGCTCAACCAGTTGCTCGTCGAGATGGACGGCTTCGAGTCGAACGAGGGGGTCATCCTCGTCGCCGCGACCAACCGTCCCGACGTGCTGGATCCCGCGCTGCTCCGCCCGGGCCGGTTCGATCGCCGTATTGTCGTCAACCGTCCCGACGTCAAGGGGCGCGAAGGCATCCTGGCGGTCCACACCAAGAAGATTCCGCTGGCTGACGACGTGAACATCCACGTGCTCGCGCGCGGCACGGCCGGCTTCTCGGGCGCCGACCTGGCGAACCTGGTGAACGAGGCGGCGCTGAACGCGGCGCGCTACAACCAGAAGGTCGTGCGCATGCACGACTTCGAGTTCGCCAAGGACAAGGTGATGATGGGCAGCGAGCGCCGCTCCATGATCATCTCCGAGGAAGAGAAGAAGGTCACCGCGATCCACGAGGCCGGCCACGCGCTGCTCGCGGTGGTGCTGCCGCACGCCGATCCGATTCACAAGGTGACGATCATCCCGCGCGGCATGGCGCTCGGCGTGACGATGCAGCTGCCCGAAGGGGACAAGCACAACTACACGCGCGATTACCTGAACGATCAGATCGCCATTCTGCTCGGCGGCCGCCTGGCAGAGGAGCTGACCAACGGCGGCATGACCACCGGCGCCGGCAACGACCTCGAGCGCTCGACCGAGCTGGCGCGCAAGATGGTCTGCGAATGGGGTATGAGCGACGCGATGGGGCCGCTCACGTTCGGCAAGAAGGAAGAGCAGATCTTCCTCGGCCGCGAGATCGCGCAGCACCAGGACTACAGCGAAGACACCGCGATTCGGATCGATCACGAGATCAAGCGGTTCGTCACCATGAACTACGAGCGCGCCAAGGAACTGCTGCAGCAGCACCAGGTTGCGCTGGAGCGGATCGCCGAGGAGCTGCTCGCCCGCGAGGTGCTCGACGCCGAGCAGGTCCGCCGGATCGTCGCCGGCGAGGCGCTCGAGGCGCACAAGCCGCCGCCGTCGCCCGCCGCCGTCGCGGACGCGGCGCGCCAGACGGCCAAGGAGCGGCCGCTCCAGATCCCGCCGCTCAACAAACCGCTCACCCAGGAGTGA
- a CDS encoding CdaR family protein — translation MRYNPFRNLGLKAVAVALASVLWLTLAGEHVVERSLRAPLEFRNIPDALEIVGNAPDSVDVRLRGSSAALSRVQPGEIVAVLDLAGARAGSRLFHIRADEVRVPFGIEVSQVVPATLALELEKSARRTVPVVPAVEGEPAPGFVVGRVTADPPSVEIVGPESRVRQVAEATTEPVSVKDARSRVRDGVTIGVVDASVRLVQAQSAQVAVEIWPAPVERQVTDVPVRYRNLGAGLRGNLSPQLVRVTVRGARDALAAVRADSVDAFVDLAGLGSGRYNLRVQVEPSENFGVVQIEPAVVSVVIR, via the coding sequence ATGCGCTACAACCCCTTCCGCAACCTCGGTCTCAAGGCGGTCGCCGTGGCGCTGGCGTCGGTGCTCTGGCTCACGCTCGCCGGCGAGCACGTCGTCGAACGCAGCCTCCGCGCGCCCCTCGAGTTCCGCAACATTCCAGACGCGCTGGAAATCGTCGGCAACGCGCCGGACAGCGTCGACGTCCGGCTGCGCGGATCGTCGGCCGCCTTGAGCCGCGTCCAGCCGGGCGAGATCGTCGCCGTCCTCGATCTGGCCGGCGCGCGCGCCGGTTCGCGGCTGTTCCACATCCGCGCCGACGAAGTCCGCGTGCCCTTCGGCATCGAGGTGTCGCAGGTGGTGCCGGCGACGCTCGCGCTCGAACTGGAGAAATCGGCGCGCCGCACGGTGCCGGTCGTCCCCGCCGTCGAAGGGGAGCCGGCGCCCGGGTTCGTCGTCGGCCGCGTGACCGCGGATCCGCCGTCGGTCGAGATCGTCGGGCCTGAATCGCGCGTCCGCCAGGTGGCGGAAGCGACCACGGAGCCGGTGTCGGTGAAGGACGCGCGCTCGCGCGTGCGCGACGGCGTGACCATCGGCGTCGTGGATGCCTCGGTCCGCCTGGTGCAGGCGCAGAGCGCGCAGGTCGCCGTCGAGATCTGGCCGGCGCCGGTCGAGCGGCAGGTGACGGACGTGCCGGTGCGGTACCGGAACCTGGGCGCCGGTCTGCGCGGGAATCTCTCGCCGCAACTGGTGCGCGTCACCGTCCGCGGCGCCAGGGACGCGCTTGCCGCGGTTCGCGCCGACAGCGTCGACGCGTTCGTTGACCTTGCCGGGCTCGGCTCGGGCCGGTACAATTTGCGGGTTCAGGTGGAGCCGTCGGAGAACTTCGGCGTCGTCCAGATCGAGCCTGCGGTGGTGTCAGTGGTGATTCGGTGA
- the cdaA gene encoding diadenylate cyclase CdaA, whose translation MPDYLANLLRRPPVGWWDLLDIAVVAFLIYEFLKLIRGTRAVQMAVGSFFVVALFYVSQLAPLQTLNWLIRNALLYVAFAAIVIFQSDIRRALARLGQAPFFRYFNRQEAAAETIEEIVVAATMLSQQRIGAIVAVEREIGLRNYIESGIPLDATLTYDLLVTIFRPGSPLHDGAVILQEGRVAAAACFLPLTVNPRLSRELGTRHRAAIGLTEESDAVAIVVSEESGLISISLKGEIERGLSPDQLRERLRGLVQQRRGFAGHGR comes from the coding sequence ATGCCCGACTATCTCGCCAATCTGCTGCGGCGGCCGCCCGTGGGCTGGTGGGATCTGCTCGACATCGCCGTCGTCGCGTTCCTGATTTACGAGTTCCTGAAGCTGATCCGGGGCACGCGCGCCGTCCAGATGGCGGTCGGGTCGTTCTTCGTGGTCGCGCTCTTCTACGTCTCGCAGCTGGCGCCGCTGCAGACCCTCAACTGGTTGATTCGCAACGCGCTGCTCTACGTCGCGTTCGCCGCCATCGTGATCTTCCAGTCCGACATCCGCCGCGCGCTGGCGCGGCTCGGGCAGGCGCCGTTCTTCCGCTACTTCAACCGCCAGGAGGCGGCGGCGGAGACGATCGAGGAGATTGTCGTCGCCGCGACGATGCTGTCGCAGCAGCGGATCGGGGCGATCGTGGCGGTCGAGCGGGAGATCGGGCTGCGCAACTACATCGAGAGCGGGATTCCGCTCGACGCCACGCTCACCTACGACCTGCTCGTGACGATCTTCCGGCCGGGTTCGCCGCTGCACGACGGCGCGGTGATCCTGCAGGAAGGGCGGGTGGCGGCTGCGGCGTGCTTCCTGCCGTTGACCGTGAATCCGCGGCTGAGCCGTGAACTCGGCACGCGGCACCGGGCAGCCATCGGCCTCACCGAAGAGAGCGACGCCGTCGCCATCGTGGTGTCGGAAGAGAGCGGCCTGATCTCCATTTCGCTCAAGGGAGAGATCGAGCGCGGGCTGTCGCCCGATCAACTTCGCGAGCGGCTGCGCGGGCTGGTGCAGCAGCGCCGCGGGTTCGCGGGGCACGGACGCTGA
- a CDS encoding pyridoxine 5'-phosphate synthase, producing MARLSVNVNKVATLRNSRGGALPSVVDAARVCVSAGAHGITIHPRADERHITRHDVPALAQFLAPHRGTVEFNIEGDPRPDLLAMVREVRPHQCTLVPVRPGEVTSQAGWPPDTPRGEMQGIVEDLRSRAIRVSLFVEPERAAVEWAASIGGDRVELYTEPFARAYKQGAAQADASFRRYIEAANVAHALGMGVNAGHDLDLDNLTLFRTLPHLDEVSIGHALISHALYVGLDRAVRDYLRACEAPR from the coding sequence GTGGCGCGTCTTTCGGTGAACGTCAACAAAGTGGCGACGCTGCGCAACTCGCGCGGCGGGGCGCTGCCGTCGGTGGTCGATGCGGCGCGGGTGTGCGTCAGCGCGGGGGCGCACGGCATCACGATCCATCCGCGCGCCGACGAGCGGCACATCACCCGGCATGACGTGCCGGCGCTGGCGCAGTTCCTCGCGCCGCACCGTGGCACGGTCGAGTTCAACATCGAGGGGGATCCGCGCCCCGATCTGCTGGCGATGGTCCGCGAGGTGCGGCCGCACCAGTGCACGCTCGTGCCGGTGCGTCCCGGCGAAGTGACCAGCCAGGCGGGCTGGCCGCCCGACACGCCGCGCGGCGAGATGCAGGGCATCGTCGAGGACCTGCGCTCGCGCGCCATTCGCGTCAGCCTGTTCGTCGAGCCGGAGCGGGCGGCGGTCGAATGGGCGGCGTCGATCGGCGGCGATCGCGTCGAGCTCTACACCGAGCCCTTCGCGCGGGCGTACAAGCAGGGGGCGGCCCAGGCGGACGCCAGCTTCCGCCGTTACATCGAAGCGGCGAACGTCGCCCACGCGCTCGGCATGGGCGTCAACGCCGGCCACGATCTCGACCTCGACAACCTGACGCTGTTCCGCACGCTGCCGCATCTCGACGAAGTCTCGATCGGCCATGCGCTCATCAGCCACGCGCTGTACGTCGGCCTGGACCGCGCCGTCCGCGACTACCTCCGCGCCTGTGAGGCTCCGCGCTAG